The Irregularibacter muris genome contains a region encoding:
- the pdaB gene encoding polysaccharide deacetylase family sporulation protein PdaB, with translation MKIFFVKKRTIATYFLIFILTSVSILYTQGITPRTIQVFMNPERQLPIYSVETPEKKIAISFDAAWGDEYTQEILDILEEHNIKSTFFLVGFWVDKYPHQVKKIFDEGHEIGNHSSTHPDMAKISQEEIIKELNVTGEKIEKIIGKKPILLRPPYGAYNNTLLTTAKEEGYYTIQWDVDSLDWKELGVEPMVERVTSKVKNGSIVLFHNNAKYLTQALPNILKTLQDEGYEIIPISELIYKEDYHIDHEGRQHKN, from the coding sequence TTGAAGATTTTTTTTGTAAAAAAGAGAACCATAGCCACTTATTTTCTTATTTTTATACTAACCAGCGTCTCTATCCTCTATACCCAAGGGATTACCCCTAGAACCATACAAGTATTTATGAATCCAGAGCGCCAACTGCCTATATATAGTGTAGAGACACCAGAAAAGAAAATTGCCATTAGTTTTGATGCAGCATGGGGAGACGAATATACTCAAGAAATACTGGATATTTTGGAAGAACACAATATTAAGTCTACATTCTTTTTAGTGGGTTTTTGGGTAGATAAGTATCCCCATCAGGTGAAAAAAATCTTTGATGAGGGACACGAAATTGGTAATCATTCCAGTACCCATCCGGACATGGCAAAAATCTCCCAAGAAGAAATTATAAAAGAATTAAATGTAACTGGAGAGAAGATAGAAAAAATCATAGGGAAAAAACCTATCCTTCTTCGTCCGCCCTATGGAGCCTATAATAACACTTTACTTACCACAGCCAAGGAAGAAGGCTATTATACCATTCAATGGGATGTAGATTCCCTAGATTGGAAGGAATTAGGTGTAGAGCCTATGGTAGAAAGAGTAACATCAAAAGTAAAAAATGGATCTATAGTATTGTTCCATAACAATGCCAAGTATCTAACCCAAGCGCTGCCCAATATATTAAAAACACTTCAAGATGAAGGCTATGAAATCATACCCATATCTGAACTCATCTATAAAGAGGACTATCACATTGATCATGAAGGTCGGCAACATAAAAACTAG
- a CDS encoding molybdopterin cofactor-binding domain-containing protein yields MEGVVYPKENTMYAEREHTQIGKSKPRVDGREKATGSAKYCGDLKFPGMLYGKLLGSPHAHARILNIDISKALEIPGVVDIITSKDVPDLKYGISPARWDENVLCIEKVRHVGDKVAAVVCVDEETCYKALKAIKVDYEILPAVLDYRTAADEGQAQIHEEYPRNINTEIHHKFGDMEKAFAEADHIRTDVFEGQRTYQSPIEPHSAISIWKDGKLTVYSSTQSVHYFQYYIAREFELKMGDVRVIKPYVGGGFGGKLEPTGLEFCGAVLSKRTGRPVKMSYDRYEMFQHNRGRHQGRYEVTTAVTKEGKILALKVNFLLDGGAYTSLGIATAYYSGGLLPLTYDFDNFQFDLRRMYTNLPACGAQRGHGAPQPKYALESHLDNVAKDLGIDPLELRQRNARQPNTNTCNGMGIQTCRLPEALEKIKKITNWEEKKKNGLPKGRGIGMATGSFVTGAGYPIYRNDYPSSSGMIRVNEDGTSATLYINAIEIGQGSDTVLLQMAAEAMGYRYENMKIVAGDTETAPLDFGAYSSRQTAYCGWVCKRAGEEIKAKILETAGFMMHLPPEDLECIDGMIFSKSRPKVEPLSFEEVAKKYFIIKGPLVGTGVYTVPRLGGSHKGAAVATSPSYSFCTQAAEVQVDEETGEIQVLHAWDVHDAGQIINPALMEGQVHGAFGMGFSETVSEQVLFSDKGKIINGDLANYRIISALDMPGFTNDLIHSNDEPATPWGLKEIGEGSNNPTMGAVRNAIFDATGVSVDSLPFSYEKLWRTMKEKRERDKK; encoded by the coding sequence AGAGCATACTCAAATAGGTAAAAGTAAACCTAGAGTAGATGGTCGAGAAAAAGCCACTGGTTCTGCAAAATATTGTGGAGATCTAAAATTTCCCGGAATGCTTTATGGAAAGTTACTAGGCAGTCCCCATGCCCATGCTAGAATATTGAATATTGATATTTCAAAGGCTTTAGAAATACCTGGCGTGGTAGATATTATCACTTCTAAAGATGTGCCAGATCTTAAATATGGGATTAGTCCAGCCCGCTGGGATGAAAATGTATTATGTATCGAAAAGGTAAGACATGTAGGAGATAAAGTAGCTGCAGTTGTTTGTGTTGATGAGGAAACTTGCTACAAAGCCTTGAAGGCTATAAAGGTTGATTATGAAATACTGCCTGCAGTGCTGGACTATAGAACAGCAGCCGATGAAGGGCAGGCACAAATCCATGAAGAATATCCAAGAAATATTAATACAGAAATCCATCACAAATTTGGAGATATGGAAAAAGCCTTTGCTGAAGCAGATCATATACGTACAGATGTATTTGAAGGTCAGCGTACCTATCAATCCCCCATTGAACCCCATTCAGCTATCTCTATATGGAAGGATGGAAAACTTACTGTGTATTCCAGTACCCAGTCCGTTCACTATTTCCAATACTATATTGCTCGAGAATTTGAACTAAAAATGGGTGATGTCAGAGTGATCAAACCCTATGTAGGTGGCGGATTTGGTGGAAAACTAGAGCCTACAGGTTTAGAATTTTGCGGTGCAGTACTCTCTAAACGAACTGGCAGACCAGTGAAAATGTCCTATGATCGTTATGAGATGTTCCAACACAATCGTGGTCGTCATCAAGGGCGTTATGAAGTTACCACTGCCGTAACCAAAGAGGGGAAAATCCTAGCTCTAAAAGTAAATTTCCTTCTTGATGGAGGAGCTTATACCAGTTTAGGTATAGCAACTGCTTACTACTCTGGAGGCTTATTACCTTTAACCTATGATTTTGATAATTTCCAATTTGATTTAAGAAGAATGTACACCAACTTGCCAGCATGTGGTGCCCAAAGAGGACATGGTGCTCCTCAACCCAAATATGCCTTGGAAAGTCATTTGGATAATGTAGCCAAGGACTTGGGCATTGACCCCCTTGAATTACGACAGCGTAATGCCAGACAACCAAATACAAATACTTGTAATGGCATGGGTATTCAAACCTGTCGTCTTCCAGAAGCTCTAGAAAAAATTAAAAAGATTACAAACTGGGAAGAGAAAAAGAAAAATGGTTTGCCAAAGGGAAGAGGCATTGGTATGGCTACCGGATCTTTTGTCACTGGTGCTGGATATCCCATTTATAGAAACGACTATCCCTCTTCTTCTGGTATGATTAGGGTAAATGAAGACGGTACTTCAGCTACATTATATATTAATGCAATAGAAATCGGTCAAGGTTCAGACACAGTCCTATTGCAAATGGCTGCTGAGGCTATGGGGTATCGTTATGAGAACATGAAAATTGTAGCAGGAGATACGGAAACTGCACCTCTAGACTTCGGAGCCTATTCCAGTCGTCAGACAGCATACTGTGGTTGGGTGTGTAAGCGTGCAGGGGAAGAAATTAAGGCGAAGATTCTTGAAACCGCCGGCTTTATGATGCATTTACCACCAGAGGATTTAGAATGTATTGATGGAATGATATTCTCCAAATCTCGTCCTAAGGTTGAGCCCCTATCCTTTGAAGAAGTGGCTAAAAAGTATTTTATTATCAAAGGTCCTTTGGTAGGCACAGGAGTCTATACGGTACCTCGATTAGGGGGAAGCCATAAGGGAGCGGCTGTTGCTACATCCCCTTCCTATAGTTTCTGTACCCAGGCAGCAGAAGTTCAGGTTGATGAGGAAACAGGGGAAATTCAAGTTCTTCATGCTTGGGATGTCCATGATGCTGGGCAGATTATAAATCCTGCTCTAATGGAAGGGCAGGTTCATGGAGCATTTGGTATGGGCTTTAGTGAAACTGTATCTGAGCAAGTCTTGTTTAGCGATAAAGGTAAGATTATTAATGGAGATCTTGCGAATTATCGTATAATATCAGCTCTTGATATGCCTGGCTTTACCAATGATCTTATTCATAGTAATGATGAGCCAGCCACTCCATGGGGACTCAAGGAAATTGGGGAAGGCTCAAACAATCCAACTATGGGGGCAGTAAGAAATGCTATTTTTGATGCCACTGGAGTAAGTGTTGACAGCTTGCCCTTCTCCTATGAAAAATTATGGCGTACAATGAAGGAAAAAAGAGAACGAGATAAAAAATAA